A window from Vibrio cortegadensis encodes these proteins:
- a CDS encoding glutathione peroxidase produces MFASKEGQNVPQVTFPTRQGDAWVNVTSDELFKDKTVILFSLPGAFTPTCSSSHLPRYNELFSVFKEHGVDEIVCVSVNDTFVMNAWKADQEAENITFIPDGNGEFTDGMGLLVDKNEIGFGKRSWRYSMLVKNGVVEKMFIEPNEPGDPFKVSDADTMLNYLAPNHKEQESITVFTKPGCPFCAKAKQNLIDNGLQYEEVILGKDATTVSLRAITGRTTVPQVFIGGKHIGGSEELEAHLAK; encoded by the coding sequence ATGTTTGCATCTAAAGAAGGCCAAAACGTACCACAAGTCACTTTCCCAACTCGCCAAGGTGACGCTTGGGTAAATGTGACTAGCGACGAGCTATTCAAAGATAAAACCGTCATTCTATTTAGCTTGCCGGGTGCATTTACTCCAACATGTTCATCAAGCCACTTACCACGTTACAACGAGCTATTTTCTGTATTTAAAGAGCATGGCGTTGACGAAATTGTCTGTGTTTCAGTAAACGACACGTTTGTAATGAACGCGTGGAAAGCAGACCAAGAAGCAGAAAACATCACCTTCATTCCAGATGGTAATGGTGAGTTCACAGATGGCATGGGCTTACTTGTAGACAAGAACGAGATTGGCTTTGGCAAACGTTCATGGCGTTACAGCATGCTAGTGAAAAATGGCGTGGTAGAAAAAATGTTCATCGAACCAAACGAACCTGGCGACCCGTTCAAAGTATCTGATGCCGATACCATGCTGAACTACCTTGCACCAAACCATAAAGAGCAAGAGTCTATTACGGTATTTACTAAACCTGGCTGCCCTTTCTGTGCGAAAGCGAAACAAAACCTGATTGATAACGGTCTTCAATATGAAGAAGTTATTTTAGGCAAAGACGCAACAACGGTAAGCCTACGTGCAATCACTGGTCGCACAACCGTTCCACAAGTCTTCATTGGTGGTAAACACATCGGTGGTAGCGAAGAGCTTGAAGCGCATCTAGCAAAATAA
- the oxyR gene encoding DNA-binding transcriptional regulator OxyR → MNIRDFEYLVALAEHKHFRKAAEACFVSQPTLSGQIKKLEEELGTTLLERSSRRVLFTDSGLQLVEQAKTILNEVKTFKELASRQGDAMSGPMHIGFIPTVGPYLLPKIVPQLKEQFPELELYLHEAQTHQLVRQLEEGKLDCLVLASVAETAPFKELEVYNEPLSIAVPCDHEWAELDQLDMLALNGKTVLSLGDGHCLRDQALGFCFAAGAKDDERFKATSLETLRNMVAAGAGITLLPQLCLPKEKVKDGVCYLKAVNPEPSRKIVLAYRPGSPLRKRFEQLSSAIESCLPEFE, encoded by the coding sequence ATGAACATTCGTGATTTCGAGTACCTAGTAGCTTTAGCCGAACATAAGCATTTTCGTAAAGCAGCAGAAGCGTGTTTTGTTAGCCAACCGACATTAAGTGGCCAGATAAAAAAATTGGAAGAGGAACTTGGCACAACATTGTTGGAAAGAAGCAGCCGTCGAGTTTTGTTTACGGATTCTGGTTTGCAGTTAGTGGAGCAAGCGAAAACCATCTTAAATGAAGTGAAAACGTTCAAAGAGTTGGCGAGTAGACAAGGCGATGCGATGTCAGGCCCGATGCATATTGGTTTTATTCCGACCGTGGGGCCTTACTTACTCCCTAAGATTGTGCCTCAGTTGAAAGAGCAGTTTCCAGAGTTAGAGCTGTATTTGCATGAAGCTCAAACTCATCAGCTTGTCCGTCAATTAGAAGAGGGGAAGTTAGATTGCTTGGTTCTGGCTTCTGTTGCTGAGACGGCTCCGTTTAAGGAGCTTGAGGTTTACAATGAACCATTGAGTATTGCGGTGCCTTGCGATCATGAATGGGCGGAATTAGATCAACTGGATATGTTGGCGTTGAATGGAAAAACGGTGCTGAGTTTAGGCGATGGTCACTGCCTAAGAGATCAGGCGCTAGGCTTCTGTTTTGCTGCAGGAGCAAAAGATGATGAACGTTTCAAAGCAACCAGTCTAGAGACGTTACGAAACATGGTGGCGGCAGGGGCGGGGATCACCTTACTTCCTCAGCTCTGCTTACCGAAGGAAAAAGTGAAAGATGGCGTGTGTTATTTAAAAGCCGTTAACCCTGAACCATCACGTAAAATTGTTCTCGCTTATCGTCCTGGATCGCCATTGAGAAAGCGTTTTGAGCAACTCTCTTCTGCAATTGAATCTTGCTTACCTGAATTTGAGTAA
- a CDS encoding penicillin-binding protein 1A, whose product MKFIKRLFIFSFICTILGVSTIFGFYLYVKPELPDVATLRDVKLQTPMQVYSQDGKLISQFGEKRRIPLKLEEMPPELIEAIIATEDSRYYDHFGFDPIGITRAAITVIASGSAKQGASTITQQLARNFFLTNEKKIMRKIKEIFIAVHIEQLLSKQEILELYLNKIYLGHRSYGVGAAAQTYFGKELKDLSLGEIALISGLPKAPSTMNPIYSVERATHRRNVVLMRMLDEQYITQEQYQAARAEVLTSKFHGAEIELSAPYVAEIARAWMVERYGEEAYTSGMKVYTTVDSTLQKSANTAAINNLIAYDERHGYRGAERTLWTPEQTAFDTEQIEKSLKSQPTYGELVPAVVTKVEPKSATIWVKNRGEKTITWQGMNWARKFMTDDRQGPAPKNATDILATGEQVWVRAVTLAQADSKPTSEENADSTMVEWRLSQVPNANTAFVAMNPENGAVLSLVGGFNFVHNKFNRATQSVRQVGSSIKPFIYSAAIDKGYTLASLVNDAPINQWDKSQGTAWRPKNSPPTYIGPTRLRIGLAQSKNVMAVRVLRNVGLDETREYLTRFGFDIDQVPRSETIALGAGSLTPVKMAQGYSVFANGGYYVEPFYINRLEGPYGDVIFEATPTTVCRQDCLTDSNTNDTNDLALQDNEFNEQDILPDGEQPKYAPQVISEQTAFLVREMMYSNIWGGGNWREGTGWNGTGWRAQPLKRRDIGGKTGTTNDSKDAWYNGYGPGIVATAWVGFDNHNRKLGKSKPNKNLGKDQISGGEAGAKTAQPAWVSFMRVALENTPALRKQLPENIVRVRIDRETGLLTNKFDGSSMFEYFLKGTEPTDYVEENLGDNIYSTSDSTESEALF is encoded by the coding sequence GTGAAGTTCATAAAGCGATTGTTCATATTTTCATTTATTTGCACCATTCTTGGAGTGAGTACAATTTTTGGGTTCTACTTATACGTGAAACCAGAGTTGCCAGACGTTGCGACATTACGCGATGTAAAACTCCAAACACCGATGCAGGTCTACAGCCAAGATGGCAAATTGATCTCTCAATTTGGTGAGAAAAGACGTATCCCTCTGAAACTAGAAGAGATGCCACCAGAGCTGATTGAGGCGATTATTGCGACCGAAGATAGTCGTTATTATGATCACTTTGGATTTGACCCCATTGGTATCACCCGTGCGGCGATCACTGTGATTGCATCTGGCAGCGCAAAACAAGGTGCCAGTACCATCACCCAGCAACTCGCTCGAAACTTTTTCTTAACTAACGAGAAAAAGATCATGCGTAAAATCAAAGAGATTTTTATCGCAGTCCACATTGAGCAGTTGCTTTCCAAACAAGAAATTCTGGAACTTTACCTCAACAAAATTTACCTCGGACACCGCTCTTATGGTGTAGGAGCTGCCGCGCAAACCTATTTTGGTAAAGAGCTAAAAGATCTTTCACTTGGTGAAATTGCTCTCATTTCAGGTTTACCAAAAGCGCCATCCACAATGAACCCTATCTATTCGGTTGAGCGTGCAACTCATCGTCGTAATGTTGTATTAATGCGAATGCTAGATGAGCAATACATCACTCAAGAGCAGTATCAAGCGGCTCGCGCAGAGGTGCTCACATCGAAATTCCATGGTGCTGAAATTGAACTCAGTGCCCCTTATGTGGCAGAAATTGCCCGAGCATGGATGGTAGAACGCTACGGTGAAGAGGCTTATACCTCTGGAATGAAAGTGTATACAACCGTTGATTCTACACTGCAAAAATCAGCCAACACGGCTGCGATTAATAACCTTATCGCTTACGATGAACGCCATGGATATAGAGGGGCGGAGCGCACTCTTTGGACGCCAGAACAAACAGCTTTCGATACTGAACAAATAGAAAAATCACTGAAGTCACAGCCAACCTATGGTGAATTGGTTCCTGCTGTCGTGACTAAGGTCGAGCCGAAATCGGCAACGATCTGGGTCAAAAACAGAGGTGAAAAGACGATCACTTGGCAAGGTATGAATTGGGCTCGTAAATTCATGACCGACGACCGTCAGGGGCCTGCGCCAAAAAACGCGACTGACATTCTAGCGACAGGTGAACAAGTTTGGGTTCGAGCGGTGACGTTAGCTCAAGCCGATTCGAAACCAACATCAGAAGAAAACGCCGATAGCACTATGGTTGAATGGCGCTTAAGCCAAGTGCCGAATGCGAATACGGCCTTTGTGGCAATGAACCCAGAAAATGGCGCTGTACTCTCTTTAGTCGGTGGCTTTAACTTTGTACACAACAAATTCAATCGAGCGACTCAATCGGTTCGACAAGTGGGCTCCAGTATCAAGCCATTTATCTACTCTGCCGCGATAGACAAAGGATACACACTTGCCTCTTTAGTCAATGATGCGCCGATCAACCAATGGGACAAAAGCCAAGGCACCGCATGGCGACCAAAAAACTCGCCACCAACGTACATTGGCCCAACTCGTTTACGCATTGGTTTAGCACAATCGAAAAACGTCATGGCAGTACGAGTATTACGTAATGTTGGCTTAGATGAAACTCGTGAATACCTCACTCGTTTTGGGTTTGATATTGACCAAGTGCCTCGCTCAGAGACCATTGCATTGGGCGCGGGCAGTTTAACCCCAGTTAAAATGGCGCAAGGCTACTCTGTTTTCGCGAACGGCGGTTATTACGTTGAGCCTTTCTACATTAATCGTCTTGAAGGGCCTTATGGGGATGTCATTTTTGAAGCGACACCAACCACCGTATGCCGACAAGATTGCTTAACTGATAGCAATACGAATGACACGAATGATCTCGCTCTACAAGATAATGAGTTCAATGAACAAGATATCTTGCCTGACGGAGAGCAACCTAAATACGCACCACAAGTGATTTCTGAACAAACGGCGTTCTTAGTTCGTGAAATGATGTACAGCAACATTTGGGGGGGTGGTAACTGGCGAGAAGGAACGGGCTGGAACGGAACCGGTTGGCGCGCTCAGCCGCTTAAACGCCGTGATATTGGCGGAAAAACCGGAACCACCAACGACTCAAAAGATGCATGGTACAACGGCTATGGCCCAGGCATTGTTGCCACCGCTTGGGTCGGTTTTGATAACCACAATCGTAAACTTGGAAAATCAAAACCCAATAAGAACCTTGGAAAAGATCAAATCAGTGGCGGTGAAGCGGGAGCTAAAACAGCGCAACCTGCTTGGGTGAGCTTCATGCGAGTGGCATTAGAAAACACGCCAGCACTACGCAAGCAGCTACCTGAGAACATTGTTCGCGTTAGAATCGACCGCGAAACCGGACTGTTAACCAACAAGTTTGATGGCTCATCCATGTTTGAGTACTTCTTAAAAGGCACAGAGCCAACGGATTATGTGGAAGAGAACTTGGGTGACAATATCTACTCAACTTCAGACTCAACAGAGAGTGAAGCGCTTTTCTAA
- the pilM gene encoding type IV pilus assembly protein PilM — translation MGKSLITGIDIGHHSIKAVVLKSMGGRYALMSYQELPITDGIVADNHTLNYQKIVKKLNELRKGLPLFSRQVAISIPDNAVISKVLQIDSELQDRELEFALYQAFSQQSPFPIEEVSLDFIKLDDKHRLKVGTLPASIDSASRTPRTSPHASTSHASMTSYQVYATRKEVVASRAEVVLKAGMTPYVVDVQAHSLLQVWQLLAHQHPDKKNWMLVDVGLTQISLCSIPEGKSPFHKDIAYGTRHAKSLDDNPSLDAASDHNVDRFFQEVFERIRRQLQLYASVNNQKTVEGIWLSGGGANIPMLSEHLSRELSLDCEILNLFSLFEDKTSKRKVLRADSQVYSTAAGLAVSGIQWMEAAHVRQ, via the coding sequence ATGGGTAAATCATTAATTACTGGTATTGATATCGGGCATCACAGCATTAAAGCGGTAGTACTGAAATCAATGGGTGGACGTTATGCTCTGATGAGTTATCAAGAGTTGCCTATTACAGATGGTATTGTCGCTGATAACCACACCCTGAATTATCAGAAAATTGTAAAGAAATTAAACGAACTAAGAAAGGGGCTACCTCTATTTAGTCGTCAAGTCGCTATTTCGATCCCGGACAATGCCGTAATCAGCAAGGTGTTGCAAATCGACAGTGAGCTACAAGATAGAGAGCTCGAATTCGCGCTTTATCAAGCCTTTTCCCAGCAGTCTCCATTTCCGATTGAAGAGGTCAGTTTAGATTTTATCAAACTTGATGATAAACATAGGCTTAAAGTGGGCACTCTGCCAGCGTCAATCGATTCGGCCTCTCGAACACCACGAACTTCCCCTCATGCTTCGACCTCTCACGCTTCGATGACGAGCTATCAAGTGTACGCGACTCGTAAAGAGGTGGTAGCAAGCCGTGCTGAAGTAGTACTGAAGGCAGGAATGACACCTTATGTGGTGGACGTTCAGGCTCATAGCTTATTGCAAGTATGGCAGTTGCTCGCTCATCAACATCCAGATAAGAAAAATTGGATGCTGGTGGATGTCGGTTTAACACAGATCTCGCTGTGCAGCATTCCTGAGGGAAAATCGCCTTTCCATAAAGATATCGCTTATGGGACTCGCCACGCCAAATCTTTAGATGACAACCCATCACTTGATGCCGCTTCCGATCATAACGTAGACCGATTTTTCCAAGAAGTATTTGAGCGGATTCGGCGACAGCTTCAACTTTATGCATCGGTGAATAATCAGAAAACGGTGGAGGGTATCTGGCTGTCTGGAGGAGGGGCAAACATTCCCATGCTGTCGGAGCATTTGAGTCGAGAATTGAGCCTAGATTGTGAAATTTTAAACCTTTTTAGTCTGTTTGAGGATAAGACATCGAAACGGAAGGTGCTTAGGGCAGATAGCCAGGTATACAGCACAGCTGCGGGGTTGGCGGTGAGTGGGATTCAATGGATGGAGGCGGCTCATGTTAGACAGTAG
- a CDS encoding PilN domain-containing protein — protein MLDSSHALHRVNLLPWREAKRAQHRRRFFGLVILSFLLAVGIQWGGGLYFSDQKSQQQARLTYLKQYIAQLDSKIDALDVVKQEHDSIMTRLDMVEKLQRGRNKTTEFMNLIAQLIPEGVYVDKIKMNGQDLELSGISDSTARLATMLDNLERSSLLVDVEMHSIVLGKKRFGIDFQTFNVSFTFNLSEEKKETETDELVASQAKLGGSHG, from the coding sequence ATGTTAGACAGTAGTCATGCATTACATCGGGTAAACCTATTGCCGTGGAGGGAGGCAAAGCGCGCACAGCATCGTCGCCGGTTTTTCGGTTTAGTCATTCTAAGCTTTTTGCTGGCAGTTGGCATTCAGTGGGGTGGGGGCCTCTATTTCTCTGATCAAAAGAGCCAGCAACAAGCGCGGCTGACTTACCTTAAGCAATATATCGCCCAGTTAGATTCTAAAATTGATGCTCTGGATGTGGTGAAGCAGGAGCATGATTCGATCATGACGCGTTTAGACATGGTTGAAAAACTGCAGAGAGGGAGAAATAAAACGACGGAGTTCATGAACTTAATTGCTCAACTGATTCCTGAAGGGGTGTATGTCGATAAAATCAAAATGAATGGTCAGGATCTTGAGCTATCAGGGATCAGTGATAGCACCGCTCGCTTGGCAACGATGCTCGATAATTTAGAGCGTTCTTCATTGCTGGTCGATGTAGAGATGCACTCAATCGTATTGGGCAAAAAGCGTTTTGGGATCGATTTTCAAACCTTCAATGTGTCGTTCACTTTTAATTTGTCTGAGGAAAAGAAAGAGACAGAAACTGATGAGCTGGTGGCTTCGCAAGCTAAATTAGGAGGATCGCATGGTTAA
- the pilO gene encoding type IV pilus inner membrane component PilO produces the protein MVNFQELDMDEITEWPLVAQSLVLLVLILVLQGVGAWFYWVPQNEDLQQLKQQEQTLKSTLHIKANKVAVLPMLQSQLTELTSRYDYLLQQLPVQKELASMLASVNELGLDHDLTFTRIDWGEKQNQDFLYRLPLNIELTGSYHDIGDFAEAIAKLPRIISFDDVDWQRVSQESSTLHFRVRAYTYQFKPEVKSEG, from the coding sequence ATGGTTAACTTCCAAGAGCTTGATATGGACGAAATCACTGAGTGGCCGCTGGTTGCTCAGTCACTGGTGCTTTTAGTGCTGATCCTTGTACTTCAAGGTGTCGGAGCGTGGTTCTATTGGGTGCCTCAAAATGAGGATTTACAACAACTAAAGCAGCAGGAACAAACGCTTAAATCTACCTTGCACATCAAGGCCAATAAAGTGGCTGTGTTGCCAATGTTGCAGTCTCAACTTACGGAGTTGACCAGTCGTTACGATTACCTGTTGCAACAGCTACCCGTGCAGAAAGAGCTAGCGAGCATGTTGGCATCGGTGAATGAGCTTGGGTTGGACCATGACTTAACCTTTACTCGAATCGATTGGGGTGAGAAGCAAAATCAGGATTTTCTGTATCGCTTACCGCTGAATATTGAGTTAACGGGTAGTTATCACGACATAGGTGACTTTGCTGAAGCGATTGCCAAACTGCCAAGGATCATCAGTTTTGATGACGTAGATTGGCAAAGGGTCAGTCAAGAGAGCAGTACTTTGCATTTTCGAGTTCGAGCCTATACCTACCAATTCAAACCGGAGGTGAAAAGTGAAGGCTAA
- a CDS encoding pilus assembly protein PilP, giving the protein MKANPNPIWALCVLPLLIMGCKANHEPLDEYVQQVERQVRKQAIQLEPAAQLSVQPYTQRMGREPFVLPKEAVVHTQPKVKTDCWQPRSRSKSGRLERYPIGKLRLKGVMGSGGAISGLVQTPLGSVEKVKNGQYMGLNNGQVIQVNAKYLLINETLPDGLGCWYKRHVKLALK; this is encoded by the coding sequence GTGAAGGCTAACCCTAACCCTATATGGGCACTCTGTGTGCTCCCTCTACTCATAATGGGTTGTAAGGCAAATCATGAGCCATTAGATGAATACGTCCAGCAAGTTGAGCGGCAAGTGCGTAAACAAGCCATTCAGCTTGAACCCGCGGCTCAATTATCCGTGCAGCCCTATACACAGCGAATGGGGCGAGAACCCTTCGTTCTACCCAAAGAAGCTGTGGTTCACACTCAGCCTAAGGTCAAGACGGATTGCTGGCAGCCCAGATCTCGCTCTAAGTCGGGTCGGTTGGAGCGTTATCCGATTGGAAAATTACGCCTAAAAGGAGTGATGGGATCTGGTGGTGCGATATCGGGTCTTGTGCAGACGCCATTAGGAAGCGTTGAGAAAGTCAAAAATGGGCAGTACATGGGCCTCAATAATGGCCAAGTGATTCAAGTGAATGCGAAGTACTTATTAATTAATGAGACGCTGCCTGATGGCTTGGGCTGCTGGTATAAGCGTCATGTTAAGTTGGCATTGAAGTAG
- a CDS encoding type IV pilus secretin PilQ, which yields MMNGIEILMRWFIRSAIVGALCLASTAGAADLTLNELQNIDFKLNKDKEAVIIVELSSRSIVVDVKRGYLNGEQSKVDALKSTPQGLQVELINTQVSDEQLNIIDVKDFSTIVNNIEVSRNKHNTQLDIRVSEDYQYSYALKDRFLEVTVSPVIEPVPEKKQSILDKEGKLISLNFQDIAVRNVLQLIADYNDFNLVVSDSVSGNLTLRLDSVSWQQALDIILQVKGLDKRVEGSVILVAPKEELDLREQRELEKLRMNDELIELKSEILTINFAKASDIAEMIMGEGEITMLSERGSLTIDERTNSLLIRELPENIEVIRSIVTSLDIPVKQVQIEARIVTVKEGNLDELGVRWGFSSTNGSTTIGGSLESNLGAIGIYDGGGSDGGSDGGDEGSGGVSIDDFLSVNLAATSPNASSIAFQVAKLGSDTLLDLELSALQQESKAEIISSPRLITTNKKPAYIEQGTEIPYLEAASSGATSVSFKKAVLSLKVTPQITPDNRLVLDLSVTQDRPGQVVKTGTGEAIAIDTQRIGTQVLVNNGETVVLGGIFQHSVVNSVDKVPLLGDLPLLGALFRRSYENIGKSELLIFVTPKVVVQ from the coding sequence ATGATGAATGGAATAGAGATATTAATGCGCTGGTTTATTCGAAGCGCCATCGTTGGTGCACTGTGCTTGGCCTCAACGGCAGGCGCAGCGGACCTGACACTCAACGAGCTACAAAATATTGACTTTAAACTGAATAAGGACAAAGAAGCAGTCATTATTGTTGAGTTAAGCTCACGCTCCATTGTGGTGGATGTGAAGAGAGGCTATTTGAATGGAGAGCAATCAAAGGTCGATGCTTTGAAAAGTACGCCTCAAGGGTTACAAGTTGAGCTGATTAATACTCAGGTATCGGATGAGCAGCTCAATATTATTGATGTAAAAGATTTCTCGACGATAGTAAATAATATCGAGGTATCGCGTAATAAACACAACACACAGCTCGACATTCGCGTATCGGAAGATTATCAGTACAGTTATGCGTTAAAAGATCGTTTTCTAGAAGTGACGGTGAGTCCTGTTATAGAGCCCGTACCCGAAAAGAAACAGAGTATTTTAGATAAAGAGGGGAAGTTGATTTCACTTAATTTCCAAGATATTGCAGTACGAAACGTATTGCAGCTGATTGCCGATTACAATGATTTTAATTTGGTGGTGTCAGATTCGGTATCTGGCAACTTAACGCTGCGTTTAGATTCAGTTTCATGGCAGCAAGCGCTTGATATTATTCTACAAGTTAAAGGGTTAGATAAAAGAGTCGAAGGTAGTGTCATTCTTGTCGCGCCTAAAGAAGAGTTGGATCTTCGTGAGCAGCGGGAACTAGAAAAGCTACGCATGAATGATGAACTTATTGAGCTTAAATCAGAAATCCTCACCATCAACTTTGCTAAAGCATCAGATATCGCTGAGATGATCATGGGGGAGGGGGAAATCACGATGCTGTCTGAGCGCGGGTCCCTTACGATTGACGAAAGAACCAATTCATTATTGATACGAGAGTTGCCAGAGAATATTGAAGTGATACGCAGCATTGTTACCTCACTAGATATTCCGGTGAAGCAAGTTCAAATTGAAGCTAGGATCGTGACCGTCAAAGAGGGCAACCTTGATGAACTTGGGGTTCGTTGGGGGTTCTCATCCACTAATGGGTCTACAACAATTGGTGGTTCGCTTGAAAGTAACTTAGGCGCTATCGGTATTTACGATGGAGGTGGCAGTGATGGCGGTAGCGATGGTGGTGATGAAGGCAGTGGCGGCGTCAGTATTGATGACTTTTTGAGTGTGAACCTTGCCGCCACATCGCCTAATGCTTCGAGTATTGCGTTCCAGGTGGCGAAATTAGGATCGGATACGCTGTTGGATTTAGAGCTTTCGGCATTGCAGCAAGAGTCAAAAGCCGAAATTATTTCTAGCCCTCGTTTAATCACCACCAATAAAAAACCAGCTTACATTGAACAAGGTACCGAAATTCCATATTTAGAAGCGGCGTCGAGTGGAGCGACATCGGTATCATTTAAAAAAGCGGTTCTAAGTTTAAAGGTGACGCCACAGATCACGCCCGATAATCGTTTGGTGCTCGATTTGAGTGTAACCCAGGATCGTCCGGGCCAAGTGGTGAAAACGGGAACGGGAGAGGCAATTGCCATTGATACACAGAGAATTGGAACTCAAGTTCTGGTTAATAATGGGGAAACTGTGGTTTTAGGGGGGATTTTTCAGCACAGCGTGGTCAATAGCGTCGATAAAGTTCCACTGCTTGGAGACTTGCCATTATTAGGGGCACTTTTCCGCCGAAGCTATGAAAACATTGGGAAAAGTGAGCTTTTAATTTTCGTTACACCTAAGGTTGTAGTGCAATAA
- the aroK gene encoding shikimate kinase AroK has protein sequence MAEKRNIFLVGPMGAGKSTIGRHLASQLHMEFLDSDTVIEERTGADIAWVFDVEGEEGFRKREESVINDLTQEQGIVLATGGGSVMSKENRNRLSARGIVVYLETTIEKQLARTNRDKKRPLLQTDNPREVLEDLAVERNTLYDEVADYTVRTDDQSAKVVANQIVKMLEER, from the coding sequence ATGGCTGAGAAACGCAATATTTTTCTTGTTGGCCCGATGGGCGCCGGCAAAAGTACAATAGGTAGACACCTAGCATCCCAACTTCATATGGAGTTTTTGGACTCTGATACTGTAATCGAAGAGCGCACTGGCGCTGATATCGCTTGGGTATTCGATGTTGAGGGTGAGGAAGGTTTCCGTAAACGCGAAGAATCTGTAATCAACGATTTGACTCAAGAACAGGGTATTGTTCTTGCGACAGGTGGTGGTTCAGTGATGAGCAAAGAAAACCGTAACCGTCTATCTGCACGTGGTATCGTTGTATATCTTGAGACAACGATAGAAAAGCAACTTGCTCGCACTAACCGCGACAAGAAGCGTCCTTTACTTCAAACTGACAACCCACGCGAAGTTTTAGAAGACTTAGCAGTGGAACGCAATACACTTTATGATGAAGTGGCGGACTATACGGTTCGTACTGACGATCAAAGTGCAAAAGTGGTAGCCAACCAGATCGTAAAAATGCTAGAAGAACGTTAA
- the aroB gene encoding 3-dehydroquinate synthase — MERITVNLAERSYPISIGAGLFDDPAYLSYLSAKQKVVVISNVTVGPLYADKILSLLEHVGCQASLLELPDGEQYKSLDTFNSVMSYLLDGNYGRDVVVIALGGGVIGDLVGFSAACYQRGVDFIQIPTTLLSQVDSSVGGKTAVNHPMGKNMIGAFYQPQSVIIDINCLSTLPEREFAAGMAEVIKYGIIYDGEFFSWLDEHLEDLYRLDEETLITAIARCCEIKAEVVAQDEKESGIRALLNLGHTFGHAIEAELGYGNWLHGEAVSSGTVMAAKTAQLQGLISQQQLEQIISILKKAKLPIHTPESMSFDDFMKHMMRDKKVLSGQLRLVLPTGIGSASVVSDVPEAMIQQAIDFCRNI, encoded by the coding sequence ATGGAACGGATTACGGTCAATCTAGCAGAGCGTAGCTACCCTATTTCTATTGGCGCCGGGTTATTTGACGACCCGGCGTACCTTTCTTATTTGTCGGCAAAACAAAAAGTCGTCGTGATCAGCAATGTGACCGTCGGGCCTTTGTATGCGGATAAAATCCTATCTTTACTTGAACACGTTGGATGCCAAGCCTCTCTGCTTGAACTTCCTGATGGTGAGCAGTACAAAAGTCTTGATACGTTTAATTCAGTGATGAGCTATTTGCTGGATGGCAACTATGGACGAGATGTTGTCGTGATCGCATTAGGTGGCGGAGTGATTGGTGATCTTGTGGGATTTTCGGCTGCGTGTTATCAGCGTGGTGTCGATTTCATTCAAATACCAACGACACTCTTGTCGCAAGTAGACTCTTCTGTTGGCGGAAAAACAGCCGTTAACCATCCTATGGGTAAAAATATGATTGGGGCTTTTTATCAACCTCAGTCTGTCATTATCGATATCAACTGCTTATCAACGTTACCTGAGCGTGAATTCGCAGCGGGCATGGCGGAAGTGATTAAATACGGCATTATTTATGATGGCGAATTCTTCTCATGGTTGGATGAGCATTTAGAGGATTTATATCGTCTGGATGAAGAGACACTGATTACGGCAATTGCACGTTGTTGCGAAATTAAAGCTGAAGTCGTTGCACAAGATGAAAAAGAGTCTGGAATCAGAGCGTTATTGAACCTAGGTCATACATTTGGTCATGCGATTGAAGCGGAACTAGGTTATGGTAATTGGCTGCATGGTGAAGCGGTTTCTTCAGGAACGGTCATGGCGGCGAAAACCGCGCAGTTACAAGGTCTTATTTCTCAGCAGCAGCTTGAACAAATCATCTCTATACTGAAGAAGGCGAAGTTACCAATACATACGCCAGAAAGCATGTCTTTTGATGATTTTATGAAACATATGATGCGAGACAAGAAAGTCCTTTCAGGGCAACTTCGCTTAGTTCTACCGACAGGAATCGGAAGTGCAAGTGTGGTCTCTGATGTTCCTGAGGCGATGATTCAGCAAGCAATCGATTTTTGCCGCAACATATAA